One genomic region from Zonotrichia leucophrys gambelii isolate GWCS_2022_RI chromosome 26, RI_Zleu_2.0, whole genome shotgun sequence encodes:
- the WNT2B gene encoding protein Wnt-2b: MLSPNRLEASPGIAVAPGRTECGAFPRTAGAAPRLCLPLVLLLLALTPRADSSWWYIGALGARVICDNIPGLVNKQRQLCQRYPDIMQSVGEGAKEWIRECQHQFRHHRWNCSTLDRDHTVFGRVMLRSSREAAFVYAISSAGVVYAITRACSQGDLKVCSCDPLKRGRSKDERGEFDWGGCSDNINYGIRFAKAFVDAKEKKVKDARALMNLHNNRCGRMAVKRFLKLECKCHGVSGSCTLRTCWLAMSDFRKTGDYLRKKYNGAIQVTMNQDGTGFTVANKNFRKPTKTDLVYFENSPDYCVMDKSAGSLGTAGRVCSKASRGTDGCEVMCCGRGYDTTRVTRVTKCECKFHWCCAVRCKECEDTVDVHTCKAPKRAEWLDQT, from the exons ATGCTCAGCCCAAACCGCCTGGAAGCGTCTCCTGGGATTGCCGTGGCCCCCGGGCGTACGGAGTGCGGAGCCTTCCCTCGGACGGCGGGCGCGGCCCCCCGGCTTTGCCTTCCCCTCGTCCTCCTGCTGCTCGCCCTGACGCCCCGCGCCGACTCCTCGTGGTG GTACATCGGGGCACTGGGCGCGAGGGTGATCTGTGACAACATCCCCGGGCTGGTGAACAAGCAGcggcagctctgccagaggtACCCTGACATCATGCAGTCGGTCGGGGAGGGAGCCAAGGAGTGGATTCGAGAGTGCCAGCACCAATTCCGGCACCACCGCTGGAACTGCAGCACCCTGGACCGCGACCACACCGTCTTCGGCCGGGTCATGCTGAGAA gcagcagggaggccGCCTTCGTGTACGCCATCTCCTCGGCCGGGGTGGTCTATGCCATCACGCGGGCGTGCAGCCAGGGGGACCTCAAGGTGTGCAGCTGTGACCCGCTCAAGAGGGGCCGCTCCAAGGACGAGCGTGGGGAGTTCGACTGGGGCGGCTGCAGCGACAACATCAACTACGGCATCCGCTTTGCCAAGGCCTTTGTGGATGCCAAGGAGAAAAAGGTGAAGGATGCCCGGGCGCTGATGAACCTGCACAACAACCGCTGCGGGAGGATG GCTGTGAAGCGCTTCCTGAAGCTGGAGTGCAAATGCCACGGCGTCAGCGGCTCCTGCACACTAAGGACTTGTTGGCTGGCAATGTCAGATTTTCGAAAAACAGGGGATTACCTGAGGAAGAAATACAACGGGGCCATCCAGGTGACGATGAATCAGGATGGCACTGGCTTCACCGTGGCCAACAAGAACTTCAGGAAGCCCACAAAAACAGATCTGGTGTATTTTGAGAACTCACCTGATTACTGCGTGATGGACAAGTCAGCAG GCTCCCTGGGCACGGCGGGCCGCGTGTGCAGCAAGGCGTCCCGCGGCACGGACGGCTGCGAGGTGATGTGCTGCGGCCGCGGCTACGACACCACGCGCGTCACCCGCGTCACCAAGTGCGAGTGCAAGTTCCACTGGTGCTGCGCTGTGCGCTGCAAGGAGTGCGAGGACACTGTGGACGTGCACACGTGCAAGGCCCCCAAACGGGCCGAGTGGTTGGACCAGACCTGA
- the LOC135457955 gene encoding uncharacterized protein LOC135457955, producing MSAQPHERSAPRALSPTSSQPHERSAPRALSPTSAEPHERSAPRALSPTSAQPHERSAPRALSPTSAQPHERSAPRALSPTSAQPHERSAPRALSPTSAQPHERSAPRALSPTSAQPHKR from the coding sequence ATGAGCGCTCAGCCCCACGAGCGCTCAGCCCCACGAGCGCTCAGCCCCACGAGCTCTCAGCCCCACGAGCGCTCAGCCCCACGAGCGCTCAGCCCCACGAGCGCTGAGCCCCACGAGCGCTCAGCCCCACGAGCGCTGAGCCCCACGAGCGCTCAGCCCCACGAGCGCTCAGCCCCACGAGCGCTCAGCCCCACGAGCGCTCAGCCCCACGAGCGCTCAGCCCCACGAGCGCTGAGCCCCACGAGCGCTCAGCCCCACGAGCGCTCAGCCCCACGAGCGCTCAGCCCCACGAGCGCTCAGCCCCACGAGCGCTCAGCCCCACGAGCGCTCAGCCCCACGAGCGCTCAGCCCCACAAGCGCTGA